One window of the Chelonoidis abingdonii isolate Lonesome George chromosome 3, CheloAbing_2.0, whole genome shotgun sequence genome contains the following:
- the RBM34 gene encoding RNA-binding protein 34 isoform X2, with translation MKPSKAAGARRPAPRGAGQECERNEAGTSSEDYVIGQVVNSLFQKKSATCRAHPLAHLFKASESETQPVFVAVPRENKKRKHTDVERATEDQSSSTKREPPVKLKKAKKNKLSIAEKRLANRECALERADEKEEKRRLKVKQKLRNRTSQAVTKSLASSANEIDVKQCKKKSQINEAEEMLKNQRTVFVGNLPISCTVQMLKSFFKEYGQIESIRFRSLVPAEDTLSKKLAAIKHKIHPNMKYINAYVVFKEEGAATKALKRNGTQIANGFHIRVDLASKATSHDNKRSIFVGNLSYVIPLACRN, from the exons aTGAAACCGTCTAAAGCAGCGGGAGCTCGACGGCCCGCGCCGCGCGGAGCAGG CCAGGAATGTGAGAGAAATGAAGCAGGTACATCATCTGAAGACTATGTCATTGGACAAGTGGTCAACAGTTTGTTTCAAAAGAAGTCCGCAACATGCAGAGCACACCCCCTGGCACATCTTTTTAAAGCTTCTGAGTCTGAAACACAGCCAGTATTTGTTGCTGTGCCAAGA gagaatAAGAAACGAAAGCATACAGACGTGGAAAGGGCAACAGAAGATCAGAGCTCATCTACTAAACGAGAACCTCCTGTAAAACTGAAGAAGGCCAAAAAGAACAAATTGTCTATAGCAGAGAAAAGGTTGGCAAACAG AGAGTGTGCATTGGAACGGGCAgatgaaaaagaggaaaaaagaaggcTCAAGGTCAAACAGAAGCTAAGAAATAGAACATCTCAAGCTGTCACCAAAAGCCTTGCTAGTTCAGCTAATGAAATTGATGTAAAACAGTGCAAGAAGAAAAGTCAAATTAATGAAGCTGAGGAGATGCTAAAGAATCAGAGAACTGTGTTTGTTGGGAATTTACCTATCAGCTGTACTGTACAG ATGCTgaagtcattttttaaagaatatggACAGATAGAATCAATTCGATTCCGTTCTTTG GTTCCAGCAGAGGATACTTTATCCAAAAAGTTAGCAGCCATAAA GCATAAGATCCATCctaatatgaaatatattaatGCTTATGTGGTTTTTAAGGAAGAAGGTGCTGCCACTAAAGCTCTTAAAAG AAATGGAACTCAAATTGCCAATGGATTTCACATCAGAGTTGACCTTGCTTCAAAAGCCACTTCT caTGACAATAAGAGGTCTATATTTGTGGGAAATCTCTCATATG